In Microcoleus sp. FACHB-831, the following proteins share a genomic window:
- the lepA gene encoding translation elongation factor 4: MTSVPVSRIRNFSIIAHIDHGKSTLADRLLQTTGTVTAREMKEQFLDNMDLERERGITIKLQAARMNYTAKDGEQYVLNLIDTPGHVDFSYEVSRSLVACEGALLVVDASQGVEAQTLANVYLALEHNLEIIPVLNKIDLPGAEPERVKQEIEEIIGLDCSGAIMASAKEGIGIDEILESIVHLVPPPADTVSERLRALIFDSYYDSYRGVIVYFRVVDGTVKKGDRIRLMASGKEYEIDELGILSPNQIQVNELHAGEVGYLGAAIKAVEDARVGDTITLSTAPAAAALPGYAQAKPMVFCGMFPIDADQFPDLREALDKLKLNDAALSYEPETSSAMGFGFRCGFLGLLHMEIVQERLEREYNLDLIITAPSVVYQVTTNKGEVLLIDNPSTLPSPNEREKIEEPYVKVDMITPEEYVGTLMELSQNRRGVFKDMKYLAQGRTTLTYELPLAEVVTDFFDQMKSRTRGYASMEYQIIGYRENPLVKLDIMINSDPVDALAMIVHRDKAYNVGRAMAEKLKELIPRHQFKVPIQATIGSKVIASEHIPALRKDVLAKCYGGDISRKKKLLQKQAKGKKRMKAVGTVDVPQEAFMAVLRLDKE; the protein is encoded by the coding sequence TTTGGAACGGGAGCGCGGCATCACCATCAAGCTGCAAGCAGCTCGGATGAACTATACAGCCAAAGATGGAGAACAATACGTTCTCAATCTAATTGATACGCCGGGGCACGTAGATTTCTCTTATGAGGTGTCGCGCAGTCTCGTCGCTTGTGAAGGTGCGCTCCTAGTTGTAGACGCTTCCCAAGGAGTCGAAGCCCAGACCCTTGCCAACGTCTATCTTGCTCTAGAACACAATCTGGAAATTATCCCAGTTTTAAACAAGATTGACCTGCCCGGTGCTGAACCAGAGCGGGTGAAACAAGAAATCGAAGAAATTATCGGCCTAGATTGCAGCGGTGCAATTATGGCTTCTGCTAAAGAAGGAATTGGCATTGACGAAATTCTAGAATCAATTGTGCATCTAGTACCACCGCCTGCCGATACTGTGTCTGAACGGCTGCGGGCGTTAATTTTTGATAGCTACTACGACAGCTATCGGGGTGTAATTGTATACTTCCGAGTAGTAGATGGTACGGTAAAAAAAGGCGATCGCATTCGTCTGATGGCATCGGGTAAAGAATACGAAATTGACGAACTTGGCATCCTTTCCCCTAACCAAATACAAGTAAACGAACTCCACGCCGGAGAAGTGGGATACCTGGGAGCCGCCATCAAAGCCGTCGAAGACGCCAGGGTAGGAGACACAATTACCCTCTCTACTGCCCCTGCTGCCGCTGCCTTACCAGGTTACGCTCAAGCCAAGCCGATGGTCTTCTGCGGAATGTTTCCCATTGATGCAGACCAGTTTCCAGATTTGCGCGAAGCCCTAGATAAACTAAAGCTAAATGATGCGGCTCTCTCCTACGAACCGGAAACCTCTAGCGCTATGGGTTTTGGCTTCCGTTGCGGCTTCTTGGGCTTGCTGCACATGGAAATTGTCCAAGAACGGCTAGAGCGAGAATATAACCTGGATTTGATTATTACGGCTCCTTCAGTGGTTTACCAAGTAACAACCAACAAGGGAGAGGTGTTATTAATCGACAATCCCAGTACGTTACCGTCGCCCAACGAACGGGAAAAAATCGAAGAGCCATATGTCAAAGTGGACATGATTACCCCCGAAGAGTACGTGGGTACTTTGATGGAACTGTCTCAAAATCGGCGTGGCGTCTTCAAGGATATGAAGTATCTTGCCCAAGGGCGGACAACACTAACTTATGAGTTGCCCTTAGCAGAGGTAGTTACAGACTTTTTTGACCAGATGAAGTCGCGAACGCGGGGATATGCCAGCATGGAATATCAAATCATCGGCTACCGCGAAAATCCCTTAGTCAAGTTGGATATTATGATCAACAGCGATCCTGTTGATGCTTTGGCAATGATCGTCCATCGGGACAAAGCCTATAACGTAGGGCGGGCGATGGCTGAGAAGTTGAAAGAACTTATCCCGCGCCATCAGTTTAAGGTACCGATTCAAGCCACAATCGGCTCTAAAGTGATCGCCAGCGAACACATCCCGGCATTAAGGAAAGACGTGCTGGCAAAATGTTACGGCGGTGACATTAGTCGTAAGAAAAAGCTGCTACAGAAACAGGCAAAGGGTAAAAAGCGGATGAAAGCAGTTGGGACAGTTGACGTGCCGCAAGAGGCATTTATGGCAGTTTTGCGACTGGATAAGGAGTAA